In the genome of Plasmodium yoelii strain 17X genome assembly, chromosome: 14, one region contains:
- a CDS encoding U1 small nuclear ribonucleoprotein A, putative, with amino-acid sequence MSSNDSLNETCSNDNNKENAPNSDGNNLNEDKDNANNENSGAININNSEQINNNGRLNSAGNSKWSYDIPPPPDSNQYPNENNSNDDSNKNNPINSQNNPIFTNTNYNNKMMNNVKGAYNSYPQNMNTPMNMFPNADGMTNNLPLAMYQNAHNMLYNPMNYMNSKTYLKLLKYNKVITADPNIPPNETLYIKNLNDKIKCEDMKKSLKNIFNQYGLIEDIIVMKSFWRKGQAWIVYDTIESSTKALNALQGFVLFGKIMQINYSHNKSDVHTKRNGTFVERSKEPKKPKQIIEREKKQKEIFEKMQQNYFEMQINHIKAMHNEGLERNKNFDLSQMDKETLIARAQQKANEEKKRKKGEDPLQNNTNYNIPNIHPPQFYAMNNFAPIQNNPVIPYKILFVENVDENVNTEAFNDIFKAFSGFVEARIIPQRNVAFVDYTDESSATSAMKALQNYELQGSKLKISYAKR; translated from the exons atgagTAGCAACGATTCATTAAATGAAACATGTTCCAATGATAACAATAAGGAAAATGCTCCGAATTCGGATGGTAATAACTTAAATGAAGACAAAGATAATgcaaataatgaaaattcaggagctataaatattaataattcagaacaaattaataataatggacGATTAAATAGTGCTGGAAACAGCAAATGGAGCTATGATATACCTCCCCCTCCAGATTCAAATCAATACCCTAACGAAAATAATAGCAATGAtgatagtaataaaaataatccaATAAATTCACAAAATAATCCCATATTTACAAAcacaaattataataataaaatgatgaaCAATGTAAAGGGTGCATATAATTCGTACCCTCAAAATATGAATACCCCAATGAATATGTTTCCCAATGCAGATGGGATGACAAATAATTTACCATTAGCAATGTATCAAAATGCCCataatatgttatataatcctatgaattatatgaatagtaaaacttatttaaaACTTTTGAAATATAACAAAGTAATAACAGCGGATCCTAATATCCCACCCAATgaaacattatatataaaaaatttaaatgataaaataaaatgtgaagatatgaaaaaaagtttaaaaaatatttttaatcaaTATGGCCTAATTGAAGATATAATTGTTATGAAATCTTTTTGGAGAAAAGGCCAAGCTTGGATTGTATATGATACCATCGAAAGTTCAACTAAAGCTTTAAATGCATTGCAAGGTTTTGTTTTATTCGGAAAGATTAtgcaaataaattattcacATAATAAAAGTGATGTGCATACAAAAAGAAATGGCACTTTTGTAGAAAGATCAAAAGAACCAAAAAAACCGAAACAAATTATtgaaagagaaaaaaaacaaaaagaaatttttgaaaaaatgcaacaaaattattttgaaatGCAAATAAACCATATTAAAGCTATGCATAATGAGGGATTggaaagaaataaaaattttgatttaaGTCAAATGGATAAAGAAACATTAATAGCCCGAGCTCAGCAAAAAGCAaacgaagaaaaaaaacGCAAAAAAGGTGAAGATCCCTTAcaaaataatactaattaCAATATTCCTAATATTCATCCCCCCCAATTTTATGCTATGAATAACTTTGCACCAATTCAAAACAATCCTGTAATtccatataaaatattatttgttgaaaatgttgatgaaaatgttaatacTGAAGcttttaatgatatatttaaagcTTTTTCAGGATTTGTTGAAGCCAGAATTATTCCACAGAGAAATGTTGCATTTGTTGATTACACAGACGAATCTTCTGCAACATCCGCAATGAAAG CCTTGCAAAATTACGAATTACAAGGATCTaagttaaaaatatcatatgCGAAACGAtaa
- a CDS encoding exosome complex component RRP40, putative, whose product MENGIVLSGDYIKLNSDQVKKVNKNNFEQIYDKEYEDLYRSKCSGIMLKTPYYPYKYDIMNTSHKYIPKIGDLVIGIVKSKKLDYYQMDINSNCECIIHKIESFKYASKSSFPNLLNGTLLYMIIEKINLDNNMVVASCINSADVKSWINYENYLGELVDGFLFAVNISYAKSLIGDKCYILDLIGKDVPYEIAIGHNGWVWIKTNDPQETNMIRSALKHCYGKTNIQMAVLWKSIYNLYKRGNIKNKI is encoded by the exons ATGGAGAATGGGATTGTGTTGAGCGGAGATTATATAAAGCTAAATAGTGATCAGGTTAAAAAagtaaacaaaaataattttgaacaAATTTATGATAAAGAATATGAAGATTTATACAGAAGTAAATGCTCAGGTATTATGTTAAAAACACCTTATTATCCATACAAATATGATATTATGAATACTagtcataaatatataccaaAGATTGGCGATTTAGTTATAGGGATAGTAAAATCCAAAAAACTAGACTATTATCAAATggatataaatagtaattgtGAATGtattatacataaaattGAAAGTTTTAAATATGCTTCAAAAAGTAGTTTcccaaatttattaaatggtacattattatatatgattatagagaaaataaatttagataacaATATGGTCGTAGCTAGTTGTATAAACTCAGCAGATGTAAAATCGTGGATAAActatgaaaattatttagGAGAATTAGTTGATGGATTTTTATTTGCTGTTAATATATCATACGCAAAAAGTTTAATAGGAGACAAATGCTACATTTTAGATTTAATCGGGAAGGATGTACCTTATGAAATCGCTATAGGGCATAACGGATG ggtTTGGATAAAAACAAATGACCCACAAGAAACAAACATGATACGCAGCGCATTAAAACATTGTTATGGAAAAACCAATATACAG atgGCTGTATTGTGGAAATcgatttataatttatacaaaagggggaacataaaaaataaaatatga
- a CDS encoding U3 small nucleolar RNA-associated protein 6, putative produces MISRVCNVLENMVYEFSDLRRKELFSESEIRSILNKRRHHEYTINSAMPMLVNYILYLEFEMSLENLRVKRLTKKKEDLLIEIAEYAKLIQTYHTNLNNFKKEIINTKCPKEIKMLTKKINANENYIKHYKNNIAKVEKKIEILLQYSVSDHSLVKRIIQIFQKCLKKNYNNVQIWLLYFNFCFLKEKKEELEKAILTSLKYHMNNELIWMYYLYYFYNIRKNILYTRKLYIRAILFVPNSLYLNALYFIIEFDIFFKLLTNFKYQNDNSNNIFNKTDNHKFEDFCKDQKKNLTNELDENDQTNKSENDILKMNIDEKNEQILLAEKEQKVEEFNYIKEEDKYGLDVLIFLGKRYIHIFEKNKSNLHIFIILLLNIFFKMEKNEWVKNYVLQYEDFKNFILNSIENNKFDQPCFYYYLFINKCTQIFNIDTLEDNDFIHMKNSLYTQCDNHPLIKIENIKKYFNHSLVNQLLIELFNSFHNELMIYLFCLLLDNIFQSFFEYDDISDVFKIDNMNNSAIPPKKNDSSSNIISECPNDSIIHNGNPINLENKDNNKKNENKKDILFYMKEPSLPNYENLEIFKFLKDEIFLCDNNHKFYKINMEYIKEKDKDTYTFLQKLNFFPSVCLFENRNLSTPPNNHIYNFEENNKNADIMSSLLYFFLFDMRKIRENQTSHTNKKNNKNNPTYTSPDSTNSISKKRKITKKCATLESLKNKKAKKNNRTNKLKSNKNAIFESDSDNMTDNSEESDDSDNIDDSNDSDSDSENSTSHDNEYSEKKENIDIHKIDINKTENNDTKKDIFIIDELLSLLSREINVFVKMTIIKTVLKLIIFLNNDEIAKYLYSKITKEYHNVKSSTNAMVKKGVASLVQVYDNVYKNFPKKK; encoded by the coding sequence ATGATAAGCAGGGTATGTAATGTTCTTGAAAATATGGTATATGAATTTAGCGATCTGAGGAGAAAAGAATTATTTAGTGAAAGCGAAATAAGATCAATATTGAATAAAAGAAGGCATCATGAATACACCATTAATAGTGCAATGCCTATGTTggtaaattatattttgtatttagAATTTGAAATGAGTTTAGAAAATTTAAGAGTAAAAcgattaacaaaaaaaaaagaagaccTTTTAATTGAAATTGCAGAATATGCAAAATTAATACAAACTTATCATACAAatttaaacaattttaagaaagaaattataaatacaaaatgccctaaagaaattaaaatgctaacgaaaaaaataaacgcaaatgaaaattatattaaacattataaaaataatatagcaaaagtcgaaaaaaaaattgaaatattgttacaATACAGTGTATCTGATCATTCATTAGTAAAAagaataatacaaatattcCAAAAAtgtctaaaaaaaaattataataatgtcCAAATAtggttattatattttaatttttgctttttaaaagaaaaaaaagaagaattaGAAAAAGCTATATTAACAAGCTTGAAATACCATATGaataatgaattaatatGGATGTATTacctttattatttttataatataaggaaaaatatattatatacacgAAAGTTATATATAAGGGCTATATTATTTGTTCCCAATAGCTTATATTTAAATGctttgtattttattatcgAATTTGACATATTCTTTAAATTgttaacaaattttaaatacCAAAATGATAACTCAAACAACATCTTCAACAAAACTGATAATCATAAGTTTGAAGATTTTTGCAAAGATCAAAAAAAGAACCTAACAAATGAATTGGATGAAAATGATCAAACGAACAAATCTGAGAATGATATACTAAAAATGAATAtcgatgaaaaaaatgaacaaattttACTTGCTGAAAAGGAACAAAAAGTAGAAGAATTTAATTACATCAAAGAAGAAGATAAATATGGATTAGATGTTCTAATATTTCTAGGCAAAagatatattcatatttttgaaaaaaataaatctaatttacacatatttataatattacttttaaatatattttttaaaatggaaaaaaatgagtgggtaaaaaattatgttttaCAATATGAggattttaaaaattttattttgaattctattgaaaataataaatttgatcaaccatgtttttattattatttatttattaataaatgcacacaaatttttaatatagataCACTTGAAGATAACGATTTTATACATATGAAAAATTCCCTTTATACACAATGTGACAACCATCCACTTATcaaaatagaaaatattaaaaagtaTTTTAACCATTCTCTAGTTAACCAATTATTAATTGAATTGTTCAATTCTTTTCACAATGAACTTATGATTTATCTATTTTGTCTTCTAttagataatatatttcaatcattttttgaatatgaTGACATCTCCgatgtttttaaaattgaCAACATGAATAATTCAGCAATCcctccaaaaaaaaatgattcatcatcaaatataatatcaGAATGCCCAAATGATAGTATTATACATAATGGAAATCCTATTAATTTggaaaataaagataataataaaaaaaatgaaaataaaaaggatatactattttatatgaaagAACCTTCATTGccaaattatgaaaatttagaaatatttaaatttttaaaagatgaaatatttttatgtgaTAATAaccataaattttataaaataaatatggaatatataaaagaaaaagataaagatacatacacatttttacaaaaattaaatttttttccttctgtctgtttatttgaaaatagaAACTTATCGACACCTCCCAATAAtcacatatataattttgaagaaaataataaaaacgcAGACATTATGTCTTCTTTACTTTACTTCTTCTTATTTGATATGAGAAAAATTAGAGAAAATCAAACAAGtcatacaaataaaaaaaacaataaaaataacccCACATATACATCTCCAGACTCAACAAATTCAATATCGAAAAAACGAAAAATCACAAAAAAATGCGCAACTTTGGaaagtttaaaaaataaaaaagctaaaaaaaataaccgTACAAATAAACtgaaaagtaataaaaatgcCATTTTCGAAAGCGACAGCGATAATATGACTGACAACAGTGAGGAGAGCGACGATAGCGACAACATCGACGACAGCAACGACAGCGACAGCGATAGCGAGAATAGTACTAGTCATGATAATGAATATAGTgaaaagaaagaaaatatCGACATTCATAaaattgatataaataaaacggaaaataatgatacaaaaaaagatatttttattatcgacgaattattatcattacttAGTAGAGAAATCAATGTATTCGTAAAAATGACAATCATAAAAACTGTGTTAAagttaattatatttttaaataacgaTGAAATAGCCAAATACTTGTACAGTAAAATAACAAAAGAATATCATAACGTCAAAAGTAGCACAAACGCTATGGTCAAAAAGGGGGTGGCTAGTCTGGTTCAAGTGTATGATAATGTGTACAAAAAtttcccaaaaaaaaaataa